The following are from one region of the Microbacterium sp. BK668 genome:
- a CDS encoding zinc-ribbon domain-containing protein, whose protein sequence is MAERVEAWWARRQFSRGTDVPYPVGTYREAWAPYPMLIRQYHPDLNAGITLTQIPPAADVLLLWQCEAGHLFAATPSEQRARPGAQRRRSAWCPECAGLAQPPRVRPAGQPARAKRAKPTRPLCEKTPAVPVGEPFRSECAPKPASAVEAKLRTDLFARLGVTPGFNAVRVSRPFFGHVEVWPDILLPELRIAIEYDSTGRFGLEHVGAREDSDRRKDSLLRTAGWEVVRIRTGKLEKLGPHDLQVSAMGRRGLERLLDALRDIRGPLLVDAYLR, encoded by the coding sequence ATGGCGGAGCGGGTCGAGGCATGGTGGGCGCGGCGGCAGTTCTCCCGCGGCACCGACGTGCCGTATCCCGTCGGCACCTACCGCGAGGCGTGGGCGCCGTACCCGATGCTGATCCGTCAGTACCACCCTGATCTCAACGCCGGGATCACGCTCACCCAGATTCCACCCGCCGCCGACGTGCTGCTGCTGTGGCAGTGCGAGGCCGGCCACCTGTTCGCCGCGACGCCGAGCGAGCAGCGCGCGCGCCCCGGCGCCCAGCGCCGGCGGTCGGCGTGGTGCCCGGAATGCGCGGGTCTCGCCCAGCCGCCGCGCGTGCGTCCGGCGGGGCAGCCCGCGCGCGCGAAACGCGCGAAGCCGACCCGGCCGCTGTGCGAGAAGACGCCCGCCGTCCCGGTCGGCGAGCCCTTCAGAAGCGAGTGCGCGCCGAAGCCCGCGTCGGCGGTCGAAGCGAAGCTGCGGACCGACCTTTTCGCGCGCCTCGGCGTCACGCCCGGATTCAACGCCGTCCGCGTGAGCCGGCCGTTCTTCGGCCACGTCGAGGTGTGGCCCGACATCCTGCTTCCCGAGCTGCGCATCGCGATCGAGTACGACAGCACCGGCAGGTTCGGGCTCGAGCACGTCGGAGCGCGGGAGGATTCCGACCGTCGCAAGGACAGTCTGCTCCGCACGGCGGGATGGGAGGTCGTGCGCATCCGCACGGGAAAGCTCGAGAAGCTGGGACCGCACGACCTGCAGGTGTCCGCGATGGGGAGGAGAGGACTCGAGCGGCTGCTCGACGCCCTGCGCGACATCCGAGGCCCGCTCCTGGTCGACGCGTACCTCCGCTAG